The stretch of DNA AAATCCTCTTTAGACGTAATAATTAAGCAATTAATGTGACACTTTGACATGATCTATAAAGTGATTGTTAGGTGTAGGTTAGTATTAGAGATTTCTCTAAATTTATTTCTGAAATACAAGGTTTGGACgaactttgttttttaaggccaattatttttgcttgttttgtacTAATATCTGGCAACATGGAAACTGAAAGTGATCAAATAACAGCATCATTCAGCGTGAGCAGGTTATTGCTGATACTACATTCGGTAAGATAAAATCAGTAATCATCAAAATTGTGTCTGTAAGAGTATCAACAACACTATcgaaaaacagaaaataactCTGGTACAAAGATGTAGAAGAATtgggtttaaataaaatatgccaAATATGTTAAAATGCGTAGCGTAAAACGGTAAAGCTAATCTCAACAAAATATAAGCATTAAgaattttttcatttaatttagaaGTTAACCTTTATCAAAGTAATGCTGAAAACAATAAGAGCACTAAACAAGTTCTTGTATAAAATCTTGTAAcgtttttgttatataagattgcttattaaaatgattacaaaaataaacattgcatgaaaaagtaataaataatCCAGCAGTCCCAGTCCACCCCCCAAAACAGAGTGTGTACCCAAAGTGTAAAAAGGTTAAGACAGAATATTTTAGatcccaggtaaaaataaagtatgCTTAAACCACTTAGATACTAAGTACATTTGTAAGTTATGTAAAGCTatgctacaaatatacttatTAAAAGTAAAGTTCTACTTCTTGAGCAGTACTTCAGTTTACCAGAAAAAGTAAGAATACCAGTACCAActagatttttattaaaataaatcatgtCTCAAAATAACACTTAGATGTTCTTAACTTAATTTTAAGAAGTACCAAAAACAAATGTGATATATAAACCACAAAATGAGTGCAcgaaaatagtacatttactaaGTGTACTTAAAAAGTGTATTATATTTAAGTGCACTTTTTTCACTTGGGATAGCATTTGTTAACTCTTAACACCCCATTCTGGACCTCGGTAATTTTCAAACCCTGGCTACAGCCATGCCTGCAGGGGATCGAACTGAGAGGCCTGGTTTCATAgaaagcagtggttcttaacattattcctggaggcccactgccctgcacagtttgtatgtctcccttatttaacacacctgattcaaatcatcagctcattaaaaTAAATCTCCATGaactgtcagataaaagagacatacaaaatgtgcagggcagtgggcctgcaggaataacgttaagaaccactgcgcTAAAACAACGACTATGCCTtagatgtttaagcatctttaatAAAGTTTCCTCAGAAAAAGATGTACATGTTTAAGCTGTTCCTAAGCCTCGTCTGCGAAACCAGAGCTAAATCATTTAAACTCAATCTGCTGAGACACACAGGTGAATGATCAACAAACACAAAGCCTCTGAGACTTTATATGAGTTCCCAAATTATTTGAAACCCTAACAAAAAAGCTTAAAATAGAAATATTGATGATTAAGGTTATTTATTAAAAGACAGATGCCTTGTCCAGGCACTTGTTGTGCAGTGCGTTTTTATGTCATACCACTTGTGTTAGGGCACATGACTTTTTCCAAATGGACCCCCTAATTGGTTCTTGGTCCCCTGTGCCACcccataaaaaaaattctagaatGCCCCCTGCTCGCCACACCCCTTGTGTAGATTTTTATTCTGATCATTATCTCAATGTGATTAGAGATGTAAGTAAAGTGTGAACATCATCCTTCCCACAAAACTTAATGCCAGCACAAATTTCcagttatataataaaaaaatgaaaacataacAGCTTTAGataacatgattttatttgaaCTTTTTGGACAGTGATGTAAAATGCTACAAATACAGTAATAGAGTAAATCCCTTTGTCTGTTTAACTAAAATATTCTGATGCTTGTGTAAAGCTAGTTTTAGTAACAATGATATTATTTAGTTACACGTTAGTCCCTTTAGTTCAGCACAGTGTTTATTCATGAAGTAAATATCAAACATTCTCCACTCGCAAGATCCGTAAAATCATTATTTTCTCATCTATACATTAAGACAAATTGCAAACGACACGTGGAGTGAAAGTGAAGTGTAAAAAAAATGGTCACGCACATGTAATATCTCTTCATTAAATGATGGTCTCTATAGGTACGGCGGTGAACTTTATCAAGTTCTGTTAAGATCCGCAGAAAAATTTCTTTCAGTTTTCATTCACTAAAGCTGACTACGGATCAGCTCTGACTTTAAGTCAGTTATTGTGAGATCACATGTCTAAATCACTGATAACATCCAAGATCTTAAAACTACAAAAAGCAACACGATCatcattataaaatattataataaaatctCTTTGGCATAGTTTACCAGTCCTCTTACCAACAATGTATTAATGCACCCATAAGAAACgctaaaatataacattttctacaaaaaaaaaagtgtaaaactCCGCTAGCTGTCGTCCTTGTCTGAAGGCAGTATGAGGAGGTTGTGCCTTACCCAGCATAGTAAGAATTGCATATATTACAATAACAgcgtcagtgtgtgtttgtgtacagaAAAATGAACCACAGGCACccagcaataaaaaaaatccctcTGCTTGGAGTTTCTGCCTCTCTGTTTTTCATATTCCTCTCTTTCTGTGTAATTTATCATCAGGCTGTGGAAAAAAACAGCTAAGTTATTGACTGTTGTGCAAATTTTACCTCAGACAATGAGCAACAAATTGTCTGTAAACCTAGAAGACCATGGTTCACCTTTAAAACTTCCTATTTTAGAATGCCAGTTTTGTAAAGAGACACACAGTCATacatcaaatgtgcattttgaatccacattgatttaaaatatagacgtttcagcagtaacaacataaacaaatggcttttatGGACTAAACACAACttttacagtaaaattatatgtaaaatgaatgtatacaatgttagctacagatcCTTTAAttcctggctgccaaacctttCTGCAAAGTCGTGATCCATGCTCGTCGTCTTTCCATTTTCTACAACGTATTTGTTTCAGGTATCAGCTTAGCCACTAACCAGACTGATAAATAAACACATGGTCCTCTGGGTTTTTAGACTGAATTGTGTATTTTGTACAACCTTAGTAGTGGTCATACGATCTGCCCATATCATAAGGCATGCCAGGGCCGTAATCGTCTTGCATATCAGCTTCTAGAGGATGATTCTCCATATGCATGGCATCACCATATCCTGGATATCCGCCTGGGCCGTAGCCATCAATTTCTGTAAAAGACAAGACACAAGAAGGTCTCGTAACGCTGTACACGTTTATCGGCAAATGTCTTCAATTAGAAATAGTTCATCAAAAATAACAATTCTGGCATCATCGCCATgttgttaaaaatgtgtttaagtTTCTTCTGTTTAACACAAACTAAGATATTTTGCTAAATGAAGGTAAGCAGTCTATGGCACttattgacttccattgtatgTTTTTATCCTACAAAGGAAGTCAGTGGGTACCGTCAAcaactgtgtgtttaccatcattcatcaaaatatcttttttgtgtttaacagaagaaagaaactcatacaggatCAGAGCAACATGGGTgagtcattttttatttttatttttgggtgaactatccttttaaagctaacggtacattcacacgagGTTTAAGCATTGATGcttcccattcatttttaatgggtgacgtcaagcattgccgaactgaattgtggatccgtcggtgccgcgtcactgccgttgctcgcagcagaagttaaacatttctcaacttttcaagcggcaacgtgtgcgtcagccaatcagatcaccttatgcaaataacctaggcagagccagccaattacgtttatggaagaccggagcatgcgtagcggccactgtgattggctgttggccaagCTTTAGACAAGCCTTtcgtcaagcgttaacgcttctctcccccgtgtgaatgtaccgtgaGAGTCAAAGATGAATGGTTGGCAAATTAGGGTGAGTGAGGGAATATACTAACCGTCAGCGGGAAAGCCAGGATCCATCATGGCGCTGTTTTGAGCCTACAAAATACAAGAGAAAAGATAATAATTTTACCATATTACAACACAAGCACTGTTCTAAAAATAAGAGAGGTATGAGCTTCAAATTAACATGAAGgatgtaaatatttaatacaCGTTTCCGATCCTGTTGGGAacaagaaaaaatgtctttctATCAAGAGTTACCTTACATGACCAATGTGACCAAACCTGCAACCAAGTTTCAACCAACTGGTGgcagcaatgttttttttttaacaaaaggtCTGGTTTTCACACCCCAATCAATTCTCAATGGATAAAGGCTctgttatttaaatatttaatacaatTTAACTGAATATTTCAAGTTTTGTTCAAATGAAACTTTGAAATGCGCCCAACTCACCATCTCCCATGCAGCAGGGTCGTGTTTGAAGAGCGAATGAGTGAGCTCCACTGATACTCGTTTCTTGTAGTCTGCGTTCTTGTCCTCGGAAATTCGGAAGAGTACAGCGGCGGCATAGGTGGCTGATGGGTAAAAAAAGCATTGATGTAAAACTCCCATACAGTACTTCCatgatgtttatttttaaaaaaatctgttctTGCTTAATAACTCACCAATGCCTTCGTTGCTGGAGTGCAGGAGCTCCATGAGAGGAGCGCAGGCTCCCTCCCCGTCAATTTTCTCAGCCGACTGTTTATCAAGAGCCAGTTCACACAGAACACCAGCTGCCACACGTTTGACGTTGTCCAACGGTGAATACAAAAGCTGCAAACGGAGTAAACACGAGGCTGTTAAACACTAACCACTAACTAGTGCGTAAAAGCAAGACAAACTCGCTCTTGTAACTATCTGCAACCTATTTGCAACCTCAACTAAAACTAGCTGGTCTCGATTTAGGAAATTCTAACTTCTGAGGCTGTGGGTGAGATAAGAGACCAATGCAAAACAAAACCACACTGCATAATGCACAATATGATGTGTTTTACTTCCCTGTCCCTGAAAAAGGTTTAACTGACCCGAAACCAGTGAAAAGGTTATATACTGAAACTAGGTGAAACTTAAAAGAGCACCTGAACAAACAGTGGAATGGTATCCATGCTGCCAATAATGGCTCTGTTTTCTGGATCTCTGGCCATGATATGCAGAGCACCGGTGGAGCCCTCCACAATCTCTTCCATTTTCACCCCATCCTGAAAGCAAAGGATCATTTTACTTATTTTGTAACTAAACACGAGTCTATACATTCTGTGAGTCAGTGACAGATAGAGAAAACATGCCTGGTATGTCTGTTGAGCACTTGAACCGTGTTTCTGTGCATCCTGGTGAGCTTTCACAAGCAAAGCGACCAATCTGGGAATGGCCTCGGCGTCTCTTAAAGGAGCCTGATTGGCTGGACACAGCGCAAGGTTACGGACGAGACCGACCACAGCCTGGAAAGAAATAAGTTGGGGTCAGCAAGACATGGTTATAATTGGGGGGACAATAGGGAGCTTTGTCTTGGTCCCTGGGATAAAGGGCCCCACTAAGGTCCTCTGGTAAAGCCTACACATGGGATAAAAACAATTTCGGGCCTTGTGAATTTATGGCCCTGCTACATAcaaaatgaatttaaaaaaatttaaagatgTGCTACAGTCAGTGActtcaaaaaacaaaaatctgTTTCATTCTGCATAAGGCATATGTCATAGCACTGTTGtagcataaatataaatgtaagattctttaaaataattttttcattgACAATAGATTCAAGATCTTACCTTAACAACTGGCCAGTAGTAAGGCTGATTGAGCAATTTGACTATTGGGGGAATGCCGTAATGGTTTCGTACGGCATTCTGTGCGACCTCAGCATCTGGATGCCGGCTGGTAAGGTGGCGCAGGGCACAAACCGCTGGCTCAATAATATCCTGTTTGGAACCGGCCCTGATGATGGTGTGAATCAGCGACTCCACACCGTTACTCTGGGTCACCTGCGCTTTGTTGCGCGTGTTGTTGCAGGTGAGGTTGGACAGGATGCCTGTGGAGCAGGTTAACATGTTGATGTCATCTGAAGACAGCTGAGTGACCAGGACTTGAAGCAGACCTTCCATTCCGTCCTGCAGGGGGCAAGAGAGAGCAAATGTTTACACAAAACTGCATTTACaagcctggtctcactgtttATACGTAGTATTGAAGGGACAGTCCACttgttttgaaaatatgctcattttcagcTCTCCTAGAgataaacattagatttttaccgttttggaatccattcagctgatctccgggtctggcggtatcacttttagcatagcttagcataatccattgaatccgattagaccattagcatcgcactcaaaaataaccaaagagtttttatatttttcctatttaaaacttgactcttctgtagttacattgtgtactaagaccaacggaaaaataggccaatatggctaggaactattctttaattctggcgtaataatcaaggactttgcagcgacaatgatattacgcagtgcccgaaaatagtcctctgctattgaaagttaccaaggggactattttcaggcgctgcgtaatatcattgcgcctcttgcagccatgttacggcagcaaagtccttgattattacgccagaatgagaggaTACCGGTAGTTCCTATAcatttctgcctaaaaaatcGCAACCTAAAATTTTTCaccggtcttagtacacaatgtaaatacagaagagtcaagttttaaataggaaaaatatctgcATTATTATtgagtgcaatgctaatggtctaatcagtttcaatggattatgctaagctatgctaaaagtgctagcgccagacccgaagatcggctgaatggattccaaactgctaaaaatcaaatgtttaactctaggggtgctggaaaatgagcatattttcaaaaaaagtggagtgtaccTTTACTacgtgactttaaaaaaaaccttttcttgtttgtttaaatAGATGCTCAAGCCTACAATATTAGAtgtatttgcaacatttaatcaAAGCATTATTACGTATCACTAGCagtattctcatgagatcacgttggTATTTCTGATGGTGGCCAAGTTCAGTTCAAGTAACATGGACGTGACATTTCTTTTCTGTTTACAGTTGGTACAGAGGTGTCGAAAAGTCTATTTAAAGGGATAAgtgtaaaaatgtgtttctcCGTCAGTGTGAAAGTGTTTCGAATGAAAACAGACCTGTCTGGTTGCAGCGTCTGACAAGTTTCTCAGAGTCCACAGGCAATTCTGCGTAAGACGTTGACTAGACCCATTGAGATGCTTACCAAGCGCTTGCATTCCACCTGAGAGACAGAAAACATGAGATGCATACTTTGTCTTTGAGTATAGAAAGTATACCACAATGCTCATGGTGGCTTCCAGGGCAAACTTTAGATGGTACAATCCCAAAACCTAAGAGCGCTTATGTTAAGCAGGTCCCTAGATACATCCCAGGTCCATACTTTAACCTTTAATACATAATAATACAGATGCTTGCCTTTGAAAGTACAACTAATGTATGCTGTTAAGATGTCCGGTTTGACTTACCAGCATCTACAATAGCAGGCTTGTTACTGGGACAGACTGAGAGCACTTTGAGGACACGGCTGGTGGTCCACAGCAGCTTTTCGTAGTTGTAGGTCCTCATGATCTGAACAAGACCCTCAGGGCCACCATTAGCCAGGATGATCAGCTGAGGGACAATCAGAAGGTTATACATGACTGCCTGACTGTAAATGATATCTTAATATCATACATGATCAACAGGTATAAACACCTTGCTCTCCTGATTTCCATAGGACAGCAGCTGCAGACAGTCTGTAGTGATGGCTAAGAATTTGGGGTTGCTTTTCTTCAGCAGGGGGACCATTCGCTGCAGCCCGTCAGCAAGACGCACCGCCATCTTGGCTCCCTCCTGGTGCAGGATCAGGTTGTGTAGGGTGGTGATGGCGTAGAAAAGAACCGAATCGATCGGAGAGCTGAACAGGAGACAGGACATTGCATggtcaaatatataaaaaaaaaaaacatctgtgaTGAACACACGTGTGTTCACTTAAAGTTCTTGCCAATGATTTCATGAAGGCGGGCCAcacatgaaatattttttattttcaatagCATTTGTATTTTGTCTTTCTCACCTCAACATGCGCACCAAAGCTGGAATGCCCCCTGATTTAAAGATGGCGAGCAGCCCCTCGCGCTGGTGAGAGAGGTTGTGCAGGATGCTGGCTGTGGCGCGGGTCGTCTCCATGTCTGATGTGTTCTGCATGGCCCTCACCACTGCCGCCACCATCTGCGGGGACTGCATGAGAGCCTTCCGCGATGCATCTCTACGGGTCAGCTGGTTCACAATCATAGCTGCTTTATTCACCACCACCTGATGTCGAGAGAAGGGGCAAAG from Paramisgurnus dabryanus chromosome 14, PD_genome_1.1, whole genome shotgun sequence encodes:
- the jupa gene encoding junction plakoglobin a: MEMRMAEPGMVKVTEWQHSYSGTDSGIHTGANTVRSDDEYNFTYSEHPAEVETQYVQTRAQRVRAAMFPETVTEGTTIFSTQMDPSQQTNVQKLAEPSQQLKAAIVHLINYQDDAELATRAIPELTKLLNDDDQVVVNKAAMIVNQLTRRDASRKALMQSPQMVAAVVRAMQNTSDMETTRATASILHNLSHQREGLLAIFKSGGIPALVRMLSSPIDSVLFYAITTLHNLILHQEGAKMAVRLADGLQRMVPLLKKSNPKFLAITTDCLQLLSYGNQESKLIILANGGPEGLVQIMRTYNYEKLLWTTSRVLKVLSVCPSNKPAIVDAGGMQALGKHLNGSSQRLTQNCLWTLRNLSDAATRQDGMEGLLQVLVTQLSSDDINMLTCSTGILSNLTCNNTRNKAQVTQSNGVESLIHTIIRAGSKQDIIEPAVCALRHLTSRHPDAEVAQNAVRNHYGIPPIVKLLNQPYYWPVVKAVVGLVRNLALCPANQAPLRDAEAIPRLVALLVKAHQDAQKHGSSAQQTYQDGVKMEEIVEGSTGALHIMARDPENRAIIGSMDTIPLFVQLLYSPLDNVKRVAAGVLCELALDKQSAEKIDGEGACAPLMELLHSSNEGIATYAAAVLFRISEDKNADYKKRVSVELTHSLFKHDPAAWEMAQNSAMMDPGFPADEIDGYGPGGYPGYGDAMHMENHPLEADMQDDYGPGMPYDMGRSYDHY